The Candidatus Hydrogenedentota bacterium sequence AGAGCGCCGCGCCGTTGCGTTTGATGGCGGGAAAGGTGTAGCCTCGCCGTGGTACCGCACACGTCGAGTTACCGGGGGGAGCCGAACACGGGCCGCGCGTCCTCGCCCTGGGACATGCCACGTTGCCGCCCACACTCGAGCAGTACGAAGAACCGGCTTGTTCAGACATAACGGTGGAAAGCATTGGATACTGCAATGAAGACTACACCTGCAAACGCAATTCAACGAATTGAAGACCACCCGATAAAGGCCTGTTACGTGGGCACGAACGCAGCCGCGCGCCTTGCTGACTTCGCATCGCAACACCTCGGGCGTTCCTGCTTGCTCGTCGCGGACGAGAACACCTTGGCCGCGGGGGGAGACAAGGCCGTTTCGGCGCTCAGCGCCGCAAATCGCCGTATCGCACACAAGACCTACGGTCCCGAGCCTCTTGACGCCACGGAAGAACTCGGCGACGAAGTCGCCGCATCCAGCCGGGACGTGGATTTCATCGTGGCCGTCGGTTCGGGCACGCTCTGCGATCTCGCCAAGCACGCGGGCACGAAACTTGGGAAACCATCGGTCCTATACGCGACGGCGGCGTCCATGAACGGCTATACTTCAGGCATCACCGCCCTCAAGGTGCGCGGCCTCAAGCGCACCACGCCGTGCGCCCCCGCCCTAGGGGTCTTCGCCGACCCGGAAGTGGTGGCGACCGCGCCGCAACGCATGGCGGCCGCGGGCGTCGCGGATTTCCTGTCCAAATGCTCGTCGGCATCGGATTGGCGGACCGCGCACTTACTCCGCAACGAGTACTTCTCGCCCATGGCGATGGCGTTTTACGAAGGCACGGTCGAACAGGTGCTTAACGCCGCGCCGGGCGTTGGCCGGGCCGACCTGGAAGCGCTGGCGGTCGTGCTCGAGGCGCTGCTGCTTTCAGGGTTGTCCATGCTCGCGGCCGGTTCCTCTTCACCGGCGTCGGGGGGCGAGCACCTGCTTTCGCACTATCTGGATATGAAGAGCGCCCTGTACGGGACTTCCCATGACCTGCATGGCGCGCAGGTCGGCGTAGGCACCGTTCACTGCCTCGGTCTGTGGGAGAGGATCCTGTCACTCGACCCGGCCGCCCTCGACGCGGACGCGTTGGCCGCGGCTCAACCGA is a genomic window containing:
- a CDS encoding iron-containing alcohol dehydrogenase, encoding MKTTPANAIQRIEDHPIKACYVGTNAAARLADFASQHLGRSCLLVADENTLAAGGDKAVSALSAANRRIAHKTYGPEPLDATEELGDEVAASSRDVDFIVAVGSGTLCDLAKHAGTKLGKPSVLYATAASMNGYTSGITALKVRGLKRTTPCAPALGVFADPEVVATAPQRMAAAGVADFLSKCSSASDWRTAHLLRNEYFSPMAMAFYEGTVEQVLNAAPGVGRADLEALAVVLEALLLSGLSMLAAGSSSPASGGEHLLSHYLDMKSALYGTSHDLHGAQVGVGTVHCLGLWERILSLDPAALDADALAAAQPNEGEIRAWIEQDWGPVAGEVLKQWQEKALPPRKLRHEIAHIASKYQTLCEGVRKDYLPPATVAEAIRAAGGPVTPEELDAPAEEFRKAVKRARFIRNRFTVLDLAAELGIE